A genomic region of Serratia fonticola contains the following coding sequences:
- the pldA gene encoding phospholipase A — protein MRVLSGVVMAMLFAPIVVQADEVTEQKNLNKPAVRGSIIGNMLQHYDNPFTLYPYEPNYLIYTDTSDLNKEAIKSYSWAENARKDEVKFQLSLAFPIWRGIAGENSVLGASYTQRSWWQFSNHSESSPFRETNYEPQIFVGWATAYQFAGWTLRDIEVGLNHESNGREDPTSRSWNRGYARLMAQNGGWQVEVKPWFRFSESASNDDNPDITKYMGYYRLKVGYALGESVFSVDGHYNWNTGFGGGELGWSYPITSHVRFYTQLFSGYGESMIDYNFRQTRLGVGVMLNDIM, from the coding sequence ATGCGCGTTCTGTCTGGGGTTGTGATGGCGATGCTGTTTGCGCCAATAGTGGTGCAGGCTGATGAAGTCACCGAGCAAAAGAATCTGAATAAACCGGCGGTTCGTGGCAGTATCATCGGTAATATGCTGCAGCATTATGATAACCCGTTCACACTCTACCCTTACGAGCCCAACTACCTGATTTACACCGACACCAGCGATCTGAACAAAGAGGCGATCAAGTCCTATAGCTGGGCGGAAAATGCGCGCAAGGATGAGGTGAAATTCCAGCTCAGCCTGGCCTTCCCAATCTGGCGTGGAATTGCCGGTGAGAACTCGGTTTTAGGAGCTTCCTACACCCAGCGTTCCTGGTGGCAGTTCTCAAACCACTCAGAATCTTCACCATTCCGTGAAACCAACTATGAGCCGCAGATTTTCGTTGGCTGGGCAACGGCGTATCAGTTTGCCGGTTGGACGTTGCGTGATATCGAAGTGGGTCTGAACCATGAATCCAACGGCCGTGAAGATCCGACCTCACGCAGTTGGAATCGGGGTTATGCGCGTCTGATGGCGCAAAACGGGGGCTGGCAGGTCGAAGTGAAACCCTGGTTCCGCTTTTCTGAAAGTGCCAGCAACGACGATAACCCGGATATCACCAAATACATGGGCTATTACCGTCTGAAGGTGGGGTATGCCTTGGGCGAAAGCGTGTTCAGCGTTGATGGCCATTACAACTGGAATACCGGTTTTGGTGGCGGGGAACTGGGCTGGAGCTATCCAATCACTAGCCACGTGCGTTTCTATACGCAACTGTTCAGCGGCTACGGTGAATCGATGATTGATTACAACTTCAGGCAGACACGGCTTGGCGTTGGTGTCATGCTTAACGATATTATGTAA